One part of the Streptomyces sp. NBC_00286 genome encodes these proteins:
- a CDS encoding DUF1876 domain-containing protein, giving the protein MPHTVEWKVRLYLFEEEGTTKARVVLDTGTTELTGHGAAHRNPADMDVPEIGDELAAGRALHDLGRQLVNVAERDIEGIGAAAAGRRDHPETGWPLPDQMQGG; this is encoded by the coding sequence ATGCCGCATACCGTGGAATGGAAGGTTCGCCTCTACCTCTTCGAGGAAGAGGGAACGACCAAGGCACGTGTGGTGCTGGACACCGGGACCACGGAGCTCACCGGGCACGGGGCCGCGCACAGGAACCCGGCGGACATGGACGTGCCGGAGATCGGTGACGAGCTGGCGGCGGGCAGGGCCCTGCACGACCTCGGCCGGCAGCTGGTGAACGTTGCCGAGCGCGACATCGAGGGCATCGGCGCGGCCGCCGCCGGGCGCAGGGACCACCCGGAGACCGGCTGGCCGTTGCCGGATCAGATGCAAGGAGGATGA
- a CDS encoding Crp/Fnr family transcriptional regulator, translating to MSLAHEVSFEIDERIFNEGGKADRFWIIHTGTVALDLHVPGRRAAVVDTLGAGELLGWSWFVPPHHWHLGAQASSPVRAYEFDAAAVRELCGKNPELQHEMCTYVAGVIAARLRSDRVRLLDLYAPYGAGEVP from the coding sequence ATGTCCCTCGCTCACGAGGTGTCGTTCGAGATCGACGAGCGCATCTTCAACGAGGGCGGCAAGGCCGACCGCTTCTGGATCATCCACACGGGCACCGTCGCTCTCGACCTGCACGTGCCCGGCCGCCGCGCAGCGGTCGTCGACACCCTCGGGGCCGGGGAACTGCTGGGCTGGTCATGGTTCGTCCCTCCCCACCACTGGCACCTGGGTGCCCAGGCCAGCAGCCCGGTGCGCGCCTACGAGTTCGACGCGGCCGCGGTCCGTGAGCTGTGCGGCAAGAACCCGGAACTGCAGCACGAAATGTGCACCTATGTCGCCGGAGTGATCGCAGCCCGGCTCAGGTCCGACCGGGTGCGACTGCTCGACCTGTACGCGCCCTACGGCGCAGGCGAAGTGCCCTGA
- a CDS encoding DUF1918 domain-containing protein, with product MRAQLGDQLVVKSPATGATRREGEIVGLHHEDGTPPYDVRWSDTDEVTLVFPGPDAHIRHIEHGPGSAHEPSRPRTDQAGGQRSAEPRGTPPSRPPNPGDIGRRVATERTRQGLTREETARRARMAPEYLAYLEEQPADPTVATLIGLADALGTTTAALRGGGIDLPPGLGQALLHPRLLDLHPDECRTLMSTHGVGRVAVSTAHGPAVVPVNYEVVDDAIAFRTAPDSVPAAAVGSEVAFEVDHVDEAMSQGWSVLVVGPAREVTDPDAMRELVDRAHTTPWPGGEREMWVSIQPTRITGRRISSAEQ from the coding sequence ATGCGAGCTCAACTCGGCGATCAACTCGTGGTGAAGAGCCCTGCCACCGGCGCCACCAGGCGCGAAGGCGAGATTGTCGGACTCCACCACGAGGATGGAACGCCTCCCTACGATGTGCGCTGGTCGGACACGGATGAGGTGACCCTCGTCTTTCCCGGGCCCGACGCACACATCCGTCACATCGAGCACGGGCCCGGGAGCGCACACGAGCCTTCCCGGCCACGTACGGACCAGGCAGGCGGGCAGAGAAGTGCCGAGCCCCGCGGAACCCCGCCGAGCAGGCCGCCCAATCCCGGTGACATCGGCCGCCGCGTTGCCACCGAACGCACACGCCAAGGACTGACCCGGGAAGAGACAGCCCGCCGCGCCAGAATGGCACCGGAATACCTGGCATACCTCGAAGAACAGCCTGCCGACCCGACCGTTGCCACTCTTATCGGCCTGGCCGATGCGCTGGGCACCACCACCGCCGCTCTGCGCGGAGGCGGCATCGATCTGCCGCCTGGCCTGGGCCAGGCGCTCCTGCACCCTCGCCTGCTCGACCTCCACCCCGACGAATGCCGCACCCTGATGTCCACACACGGCGTGGGGCGCGTCGCGGTGTCGACAGCGCACGGCCCGGCGGTGGTTCCGGTGAACTACGAGGTCGTCGACGACGCGATCGCGTTCCGGACCGCGCCGGACTCGGTCCCGGCCGCGGCCGTGGGATCGGAAGTCGCCTTCGAGGTCGACCACGTCGACGAAGCCATGAGCCAGGGCTGGAGCGTGCTCGTCGTCGGACCCGCGCGTGAGGTTACCGACCCTGACGCCATGCGCGAGCTGGTCGATCGCGCCCACACCACGCCGTGGCCAGGCGGTGAACGCGAGATGTGGGTGTCGATCCAGCCCACGCGCATCACGGGGCGCCGTATTAGTTCGGCCGAGCAATGA
- a CDS encoding universal stress protein: MELPLVVGVDGSESSLQAVDWAMDEAARLGLPLRLVYASLWERYEGSRPSFSTDRPAEEVMAEHIIASCAERARLRNPEVKVSSDVLPDDAVSVLLHAAHESSALVTGSRGRGEVAGMLLGSVSLTVAVRAACPVVVVRGGERNRQGSFGRVVVGVGDSTEGSAALRFAFHEAEARGCALKAVRAWRRPAHEHVDSPLIADDAARAHEERASTLLTDALRDAERNHPQVEVRRQAVEGPAHKALLDASADADLVVVGALRRHGHFGLQLGRAAHALLHHAECPVAVVPQRV, encoded by the coding sequence ATGGAGCTCCCGCTGGTCGTAGGTGTCGACGGATCGGAGTCCAGCCTGCAAGCCGTGGACTGGGCGATGGACGAGGCTGCGCGCCTCGGGCTGCCCTTGCGCCTCGTCTACGCCTCTCTCTGGGAGCGGTACGAGGGAAGCCGCCCGTCCTTCAGCACCGACCGCCCAGCGGAAGAGGTCATGGCCGAGCACATCATCGCGTCCTGCGCGGAACGCGCCCGGCTGCGCAACCCAGAGGTGAAGGTGTCGAGCGACGTGCTGCCCGACGACGCTGTGTCCGTGCTGCTGCACGCGGCACATGAATCCTCTGCCCTGGTCACGGGGTCCCGCGGCCGCGGCGAGGTCGCCGGGATGCTGCTGGGCTCGGTCAGCCTCACGGTGGCCGTCCGTGCCGCCTGCCCGGTCGTCGTGGTCCGCGGTGGGGAGCGGAACCGGCAAGGCTCCTTCGGCCGGGTCGTGGTCGGCGTCGGCGACTCCACCGAGGGCTCGGCTGCGCTGCGGTTCGCCTTCCACGAGGCCGAGGCACGCGGCTGCGCACTCAAGGCCGTACGGGCCTGGCGCCGCCCCGCCCACGAGCACGTGGACAGCCCTCTGATCGCCGATGATGCCGCACGTGCCCACGAGGAACGGGCCTCCACTCTCCTCACCGACGCACTGCGCGACGCCGAACGGAATCACCCGCAGGTCGAAGTGCGGCGCCAAGCCGTCGAAGGCCCCGCCCACAAGGCCCTCCTGGACGCCTCGGCCGACGCCGACCTGGTGGTTGTGGGTGCGCTGAGGCGGCACGGCCACTTCGGTCTGCAGCTCGGCAGGGCTGCCCATGCCCTGCTGCATCACGCCGAGTGCCCGGTGGCCGTCGTCCCGCAGCGGGTCTGA
- a CDS encoding Hsp20/alpha crystallin family protein: MTLPAHHHHGRGTLPAWDPIRELEDLHTRMDRLMQSAFPGGAELGTAGAWAPLADIEDTEDAYLVELELPGVDKDDITVEVTDSEIDVHGEIKEKERTGVVRRRARHVGEFDYRTSLPPNSDTEHISAELTNGVLTVRVPKAEKAKARRIEIAG, translated from the coding sequence ATGACGCTGCCCGCGCACCATCACCATGGGAGGGGCACTCTCCCCGCATGGGACCCCATCCGCGAACTTGAGGACCTGCACACTCGCATGGACCGTCTCATGCAGTCCGCCTTTCCCGGCGGCGCCGAACTCGGCACAGCCGGGGCATGGGCGCCGCTGGCGGACATCGAGGACACCGAGGACGCGTACCTGGTGGAGCTGGAGCTTCCCGGTGTGGACAAGGACGACATCACCGTGGAGGTCACCGACTCCGAGATCGATGTCCACGGCGAGATCAAGGAGAAGGAACGCACCGGCGTGGTCCGGCGGCGCGCCCGCCACGTCGGGGAGTTCGACTACCGCACGAGTCTGCCGCCGAACTCGGACACCGAACACATCAGCGCCGAGCTGACCAACGGGGTTCTCACCGTCCGCGTCCCGAAAGCCGAGAAAGCCAAGGCGCGTCGCATCGAGATCGCCGGCTGA
- a CDS encoding CBS domain-containing protein, protein MPETPHIVSDVMTHTVVAVGRDAPFKEIVRTMEQWKVSAMPVLEGEGRVIGVVSEADLLPKEEFRDSDPSLSEQRRRLSDVVKAGAVTAEELMSTPAITVHPDATLTQAARIMAVRHVKRLPVIDDIGMLQGIVSRADLLKVFLRSDAEIEEEVRRTVVSYLFPAFSHAIHVNVHEGVVTLRGHIQDTSLISVAVRLVRAVEGVVDVEPHLTGESTTPAGPRGER, encoded by the coding sequence GTGCCTGAGACCCCGCACATCGTGAGCGATGTGATGACGCATACGGTCGTGGCCGTCGGACGCGACGCCCCCTTCAAGGAGATCGTCCGGACCATGGAGCAGTGGAAGGTCAGTGCCATGCCGGTGCTGGAGGGAGAAGGGCGCGTCATCGGCGTCGTCTCCGAGGCCGACCTGCTGCCCAAGGAGGAGTTCCGCGACAGCGACCCGAGCCTTTCCGAGCAACGTCGGCGCCTGTCCGACGTCGTCAAGGCCGGGGCAGTGACGGCGGAGGAGCTCATGAGCACCCCCGCCATCACGGTCCACCCCGACGCCACCTTGACCCAGGCGGCCAGGATCATGGCCGTCAGGCACGTCAAACGGCTGCCCGTGATCGACGACATCGGCATGCTCCAGGGCATCGTCAGCCGCGCCGACCTGCTGAAGGTCTTCCTGCGGTCGGACGCGGAAATCGAGGAGGAGGTCCGCCGCACCGTGGTGTCCTACCTTTTCCCGGCCTTCAGCCACGCCATCCACGTGAACGTGCACGAGGGCGTCGTCACCCTCCGCGGACACATCCAGGACACCTCGCTGATCTCGGTTGCCGTGCGCCTCGTGCGCGCAGTGGAGGGCGTGGTGGACGTCGAGCCCCACCTCACCGGTGAGTCCACCACTCCGGCCGGACCGAGGGGCGAGCGGTGA